DNA sequence from the SAR202 cluster bacterium genome:
CCAATCTCCTGACTTAGAAACCGCAAGCGCCTGTCGTCTGCGTAACGGCGCAACGCCTCCCGAAGCAGTTCGCTGCGGGTTCGTCCTTCCAGGCGCATCAGCTCCTCAATCTGTTGTTCCATCTCCGGCGGAATGGAGATGGTAATAGTCTTGGTTGTTCTCCCCATGGGGCACTCCTCGCATCGACTGAGTGTTACTTAGTGTTACTCATTTCAGTTTAGCAAATCCTAATTCTGTGTCAACACCAGCGCCTGGTACAGCGTCCAAGCCCAGCCTTTCGGACCCATCGCTGAGCTTGCTGGTTTCCCCTACTCCCCCAACTCCTTCGTGAGCACCCGTTGCACCACCCTCTTCCGCAGCGACTCCAGCCCCGGGCTTATCTCCACGTTAAACCTAGCCTTGGCGTTTATATCCTTGAATTGCTCCGGCAGCTTCGCCATCTCCGACAGGTGGAACTCCCGCAGCTCCTCCAGCCCCGGCGCCGTCTTCACCCGCCTCCCTCCCCGCATCACCTCCTGCAGCAACGGCTCGCCGCCATCCTGAGCCGGTTCCTCATCCTCCATCGATATCACGTCCCTGTCATATAAACCCTGGTTGTCATAACAACGATAGACCTGCTTAGCCCCCGGCAGCGTCTCCTTCCCCGCGCTCAGCTTCAGCGTCGGCACGCCGCCGTACTCGACAAGCTTGTAGGCGCAGTCGGTCCATGACGCGTCGGCTGACACTGCCACCTTTGTTCCTACCCCGAACCCGTCGATGGCCGCGCCGCCCTTCACCAGCCGCTCCACCTCATATTCGTCCAGGCCGCCGCTGGCGAAGATTCGTACGAACCGCAGCTCCGCCTCGTCCAACAGCGCCCGGCACTTGCCCGACAGGTTCAATAGATCGCCGCTGTCCAGGCGTATGCCACGCAGGTAGTGG
Encoded proteins:
- a CDS encoding ribbon-helix-helix protein, CopG family; the protein is MGRTTKTITISIPPEMEQQIEELMRLEGRTRSELLREALRRYADDRRLRFLSQEIGQRVREAGITSEEQINELIHAQRRSRG